Below is a window of Mycobacterium dioxanotrophicus DNA.
ATCGAGGCCGTCACCACCCAGCTCAACACGCTCGGGCACACCTCGAATCTCTATGCCACCGAACCGGGTATCGCGTTGGCGGAGGCGCTCGTCGGCCATCTGGGAAGTCCCGCACGGGCGTTCTTCTGCAACTCGGGTACCGAAGCCAACGAGGTCGCCTTCAAGATCACCCGGCTCACCGGGAAGACGAACGTCGTTGCCGCGCAAGGCGCTTTCCACGGCCGCACGATGGGCTCGCTTGCGCTGACCGGCCAGCCCACCAAGCAGGCCCCGTTCGAACCGTTGCCGGGCAACGTCACCCACGTGCCGTACGGCGATGTCGACGCCCTCGCTGCCGCGGTCGACGACACCACGGCCGCGGTGTTCCTCGAACCGATCATGGGAGAGGGCGGGGTCGTCGTCCCACCGGCCGGCTACCTGGTCGCCGCGCGCGAGATCACCGCGAAACACGGTGCGCTGCTGATCCTCGACGAGGTACAGACCGGGGTGGGCCGCACCGGGGCCTTCTTCGCTCATCAGCACGACGGCATCACCCCGGACGTGGTGACGCTGGCCAAGGGGCTCGGCGGCGGACTGCCGATCGGTGCCTGCCTGGCCATCGGCGCCGCGGGAGACCTGCTGACCCCGGGCCTGCACGGCAGCACGTTCGGCGGCAACCCCGTGTGCACGGCCGCGGCGCTGGGCGTGCTGCGTGCGCTGTCCGACGGCGACCTCATTGCCCGCGCCGGTGTGCTCGGCAAGACCATCAGCCACGGCATCGAGGAGCTGGGCCATCCACTCGTCGACCACGTCCGCGGCAAGGGTCTGCTGCAGGGCATCGCGCTGACCGCGCCCAGTGCCAAGGCCGTCGAATCCGCCGCCCGCGACGCCGGCTTCCTGGTCAACGCGGCGGCCGCCGACGTCATCCGGCTGGCGCCGCCGCTGATCATCACCGAGGACCAGATCAACCAGTTCCTCACCGCGCTACCCGCGGTGCTCGACCAGGGGGCAAAATGACCCGACATTTCCTGCGTGACGACGACCTGACGCCCGACGAGCAGGCCGAGGTCCTCGCTTTGGCCGCCGAGCTCAAGAAGCAGCCGTTCTCGCGACGCCCGCTGGAGGGCCCGCGTGGCGTCGGCGTCATCTTCGAGAAGAACTCGACCCGCACCCGGTTCTCGTTCGAGATGGGCATCGCCCAGCTCGGTGGGCACGCCGTCGTCGTCGACGGTCGCAGCATGCAGCTGGGCCGCGAGGAGACGCTGGAGGACACCGGTGCGGTGCTGTCCCGTTACGTCGACGCCATCGTGTGGCGCACCTTCGCCCAGGAACGACTGACGGCCATGGCGTCGGGGGCGACCGTGCCGATCGTCAACGCGCTCTCCGACGAGTTCCACCCCTGCCAGGTGCTGGCCGACCTGCAGACCCTGGCCGAACGCAAGGGTGAGCTCAAGGGCCTGCGCATGACCTACCTCGGCGACGGCGCCAACAACATGGCGCACTCGTTGATGATCGGTGGCGTCACGGCAGGCATCAGCGTCACCGTCGCCGCGCCCGAGGGTTTCGGGCCCGACCCGCAGTACGTCGACGCGGCCCGCAAGCGCGCCGCGGAGACCGGCGCGTCGGTGACCGTCACCGATGACCCGCGGGCCGCGGTCGACGGCGTCGACGTGATCGTCACCGACACCTGGACGTCGATGGGCCAGGAGAACGACGGCCTCGACCGGGTCCGCCCGTTCCGCCCGTTCCAGGTCAACAGTGACCTGCTCAAGCTGGCCGACGCCGAAGCCGTTGTGCTGCATTGCCTTCCGGCGCACCGCGGCTACGAGATCACCGATGAGGTGATCGACGGCCCGCAGAGTGCGGTGTTCGACGAGGCCGAGAACCGGTTGCACGCGCAGAAGGCGCTGCTGGCCTGGTTGCTGGCACGCGCCTGAGCCCGTCATGAGTTCCCCGACCCGAGTCGGCCGTCAGGCCCGCATCGTCGCACTGCTGTCGTCACGCGCGGTGAGCAGCCAGACGGAGTTGGCGAGCCTGCTGGCCGACGAAGGCATCGAGGTCACCCAGGCCACGTTGTCGCGGGACCTGGAGGAACTCGGCGCCGTCAAACTGCGGGGCGCCGACGGCGGTGTCGGGGTCTACGTCGTCCCGGAAGACGGCAGCCCCGTGCGCGGGGTGTCCGGCGGCACCGAGCGGCTGACCCGATTGATGGGGGACTTGCTGGTTTCCACCGATGCCAGCGCTAACCTTGCCGTGCTGCGCACCCCGCCCGGGGCCGCGCACTACCTGGCCAGCGCCATCGACCGCGCAGCCCTGCCCTATGTGGTCGGCACCATCGCCGGTGACGACACCATCGCGGTGGTGGCGCGCGAACCGATGACCGGCGCTGAGCTGGCCACCACCCTCGAAAACCTGAAATAGAGCCCAACACAAGGAGATTGCTCATGTCCGATCGCGTCATCCTGGCGTACTCCGGAGGTCTCGACACCTCGGTCGCGATCAGCTGGATCGGTAAGGAAACCGGCCGCGAGGTCGTCGCCGTCGCCATCGACCTCGGTCAGGGTGGCGAGGACATGGAGGTCGTGCGGCAGCGGGCGCTGGACTGCGGCGCCGTCGAGGCCGTCGTGGTCGACGCGCGTGACGAGTTCGCGAACGAGTACTGCCTGCCCACCATCCAGTCCAACGCGCTGTACATGGACCGCTACCCGCTGGTGTCGGCGATCAGCCGACCGCTGATCGTCAAGCACCTGGTGGCCGCCGCGCGCGAGCACCAGGGCGGCATCGTCGCCCACGGCTGCACCGGCAAGGGCAACGACCAGGTCCGCTTCGAGGTCGGCTTCGCCTCGCTGGCACCCGATCTCGAGGTGCTCGCCCCGGTGCGTGACTACGCCTGGACCCGGGAGAAGGCCATCGCCTTCGCCGAGGAGAACGCCATCCCGATCAACGTCACCAAGCGCTCGCCGTTCTCCATCGACCAGAACGTGTGGGGCCGCGCGGTCGAAACGGGCTTCCTCGAGCACCTGTGGAACGCACCCACCAAGGACGTCTACGACTACACCGAAGACCCCACGGTCCACTGGAACACCCCCGACGAGGTCGTCGTCGGGTTCGAAAAGGGGGTGCCGGTCTCCATCGACGGCAAGCCGGTCACGGTGCTGGAGGCCATTGTCGAGCTCAACCGCCGCGCCGGCGCCCAGGGTGTCGGCCGCCTCGACGTGGTGGAGGACCGGCTGGTCGGTATCAAGAGCCGCGAAATCTACGAGGCCCCGGGCGCCATGGTGCTCATCACGGCCCACACCGAGCTGGAGCACGTCACCCTCGAACGTGAGCTGGGCCGGTTCAAGCGCAACACCGACCAGAAGTGGGGCGAGCTGGTGTACGACGGCCTCTGGTACTCGCCGCTGAAGCGGGCCCTGGAGTCGTTCGTCGCCCACACTCAGGAGCATGTGACCGGCGAGATCCGGCTGGTGCTGCACGGCGGCCACATCGCCGTCAACGGGCGGCGCAGCCCGGAGTCGCTCTACGACTTCAACCTCGCCACCTACGACGAGGGCGACAGCTTCGACCAGTCCAATGCCAAGGGCTTCGTGCACGTGCACGGTCTCAGCTCGAAGATCTCGGCCAAGCGCGACCTGGGTATCTAGTGCCGAGCAGTCCCCCGCAAGCGGGGGACTGCTCGCGGAAGGGTGGTGACGTGAGTACCAACGAAGGTTCGCTGTGGGGTGGCCGGTTCACCGATGGGCCGTCGGAAGCCCTTGCCGCGCTGAGCAAATCCACGCACTTCGACTGGGCGCTGGCCCCGTATGACGTGCGGGCCTCCAAGGCGCACGCCCGGGTGCTGCATCGCGCCGGGCTGCTCACCGATGAGCAGCGCGACGGGCTGCTGGCCGGCCTGGACAGCCTGGGCGAGGACCTCGCCGACGGCAGCTTCGGCCCGCTGCCCAGCGACGAGGACGTGCACGGTGCCCTGGAGCGTGGTCTGATCGACCGCGTCGGCCCCGACCTCGGCGGCCGGTTGCGGGCCGGACGGTCACGAAACGACCAGGTGGCCACGCTGTTCCGGATGTGGCTGCGCGACGCCATCACCACGGTCGGCACCGGCG
It encodes the following:
- a CDS encoding acetylornithine transaminase, with the translated sequence MMNNYGTPPLALVSGDGAVVTDAEGKQYLDLLGGIAVNLLGHRHPAVIEAVTTQLNTLGHTSNLYATEPGIALAEALVGHLGSPARAFFCNSGTEANEVAFKITRLTGKTNVVAAQGAFHGRTMGSLALTGQPTKQAPFEPLPGNVTHVPYGDVDALAAAVDDTTAAVFLEPIMGEGGVVVPPAGYLVAAREITAKHGALLILDEVQTGVGRTGAFFAHQHDGITPDVVTLAKGLGGGLPIGACLAIGAAGDLLTPGLHGSTFGGNPVCTAAALGVLRALSDGDLIARAGVLGKTISHGIEELGHPLVDHVRGKGLLQGIALTAPSAKAVESAARDAGFLVNAAAADVIRLAPPLIITEDQINQFLTALPAVLDQGAK
- the argF gene encoding ornithine carbamoyltransferase, giving the protein MTRHFLRDDDLTPDEQAEVLALAAELKKQPFSRRPLEGPRGVGVIFEKNSTRTRFSFEMGIAQLGGHAVVVDGRSMQLGREETLEDTGAVLSRYVDAIVWRTFAQERLTAMASGATVPIVNALSDEFHPCQVLADLQTLAERKGELKGLRMTYLGDGANNMAHSLMIGGVTAGISVTVAAPEGFGPDPQYVDAARKRAAETGASVTVTDDPRAAVDGVDVIVTDTWTSMGQENDGLDRVRPFRPFQVNSDLLKLADAEAVVLHCLPAHRGYEITDEVIDGPQSAVFDEAENRLHAQKALLAWLLARA
- a CDS encoding arginine repressor, with the translated sequence MSSPTRVGRQARIVALLSSRAVSSQTELASLLADEGIEVTQATLSRDLEELGAVKLRGADGGVGVYVVPEDGSPVRGVSGGTERLTRLMGDLLVSTDASANLAVLRTPPGAAHYLASAIDRAALPYVVGTIAGDDTIAVVAREPMTGAELATTLENLK
- a CDS encoding argininosuccinate synthase; protein product: MSDRVILAYSGGLDTSVAISWIGKETGREVVAVAIDLGQGGEDMEVVRQRALDCGAVEAVVVDARDEFANEYCLPTIQSNALYMDRYPLVSAISRPLIVKHLVAAAREHQGGIVAHGCTGKGNDQVRFEVGFASLAPDLEVLAPVRDYAWTREKAIAFAEENAIPINVTKRSPFSIDQNVWGRAVETGFLEHLWNAPTKDVYDYTEDPTVHWNTPDEVVVGFEKGVPVSIDGKPVTVLEAIVELNRRAGAQGVGRLDVVEDRLVGIKSREIYEAPGAMVLITAHTELEHVTLERELGRFKRNTDQKWGELVYDGLWYSPLKRALESFVAHTQEHVTGEIRLVLHGGHIAVNGRRSPESLYDFNLATYDEGDSFDQSNAKGFVHVHGLSSKISAKRDLGI